The following coding sequences lie in one Ictalurus furcatus strain D&B chromosome 7, Billie_1.0, whole genome shotgun sequence genomic window:
- the dph2 gene encoding 2-(3-amino-3-carboxypropyl)histidine synthase subunit 2 — protein MVEVFSSDGERVLQRSVDVNLSESGSRPEDLHGLYQISETCSFITSNNFKKVALQFPDELLVDCVAVAAALETETKAKTYILGDTTYGSCCVDEVAAEHVGADCIVHYGRSCLSPSTRLPLTYVFGKRPINVQECATSFRELYPDQESHVIVLYDVTYSHAIDDFQRLLGGTYPNTVFSVLRAEHLHGPLKVSDNSEDDGSVHKFGRRFGLKRGKNVEDYRMFYIGHEGLTLTNFMMTWNRCAFSSFDPDTSTGRAESININKALMKRYYAIERAKDANVVGILVGTLGVANYLSIIEQLKESIRKAGKKSYMFAMGKINVPKLANFLEIDVYVLVACPENSLLDSSEFYRPVVTPFEMEVACNKHREWSGEYITDFQDLLPGGSSHVDFPESEQSTNDDTTDVSLITGALRTSSLRSSSEPTDGASLSSSVVVRNQTLTVANTNTAASFLTGRSWQGLEPKLGETPVVKAVEGRRGIAIAYEEEGTDSKDYLTTVKKKGN, from the exons ATGGTGGAGGTGTTCAGCAGTGACGGTGAGAGAGTGCTGCAGCGCAGTGTTGACGTGAACCTCAGTGAATCAGGCAGCCGGCCTGAAGATCTACACGGGCTTTATCAGATCAGCGAGACCTGTTCTTTTATCACCAGTAACAATTTCAAAAAG GTAGCTTTGCAGTTTCCTGATGAACTTCTGGTTGATTGCGTTGCAGTCGCTGCAGCATTAGAGACGGAAACCAAAGCAAAGACGTATATTTTAGGTGACACCACTTATGGCAG CTGCTGTGTGGATGAAGTGGCCGCCGAACACGTCGGAGCCGACTGTATCGTGCACTACGGCCGCTCGTGCCTCAGTCCGTCCACACGTCTGCCCCTTACGTATGTGTTCGGGAAAAGACCCATTAATGTGCAGGAGTGTGCCACGTCGTTCAGGGAACTCTACCCTGACCAGGAGAGTCACGTGATCGTATTGTATGACGTCACCTACTCGCATGCTATAG ATGATTTCCAAAGGCTTTTGGGTGGCACCTACCCCAACACTGTGTTCTCTGTTCTAAGAGCAGAACACTTACACGGACCTCTGAAAGTTAGCGATAACTCTGAGGATGACGGGTCTGTTCATAAATTCGGCCGTCGGTTTGGTTTAAAACGAGGAAAGAACGTGGAGGACTACAGGATGTTCTATATCGGTCATGAGGGACTTACTCTCACAAACTTCATGATGACGTGGAACCGCTGCGCCTTCAGTTCATTCGACCCAGACACGTCGACGGGCCGAGCTGAATCCATCAACATCAACAAAGCACTGATGAAGCGCTACTACGCCATTGAGCGGGCGAAGGATGCCAATGTGGTGGGAATCCTGGTGGGCACGTTGGGCGTCGCCAACTACTTGAGCATCATTGAGCAGCTGAAAGAAAGTATTCGCAAGGCCGGCAAGAAGAGCTATATGTTTGCGATGGGCAAGATCAATGTACCAAAGCTGGCCAACTTCCTGGAGAttgatgtgtatgtgttagtTGCTTGTCCAGAGAACTCCCTGCTGGATTCTAGCGAGTTCTACAGGCCGGTGGTGACGCCGTTTGAGATGGAAGTGGCCTGTAACAAGCATCGCGAGTGGAGCGGAGAATACATCACAGACTTTCAAGATCTGCTGCCTG GAGGGAGCAGTCACGTGGACTTTCCCGAGTCAGAACAGtcgactaatgatgacacaacAGATGTGTCACTGATCACTGGAGCACTGCGCACTTCCTCTTTACGATCCTCATCTGAGCCAACAGATGGTGCGTCATTGTCGTCTTCAGTTGTGGTCAGGAATCAGACGCTAACTGTGGCTAACACGAATACTGCAG CATCTTTTCTCACGGGCCGGAGCTGGCAGGGGTTGGAACCCAAGTTGGGGGAAACACCAGTAGTTAAAGCTGTGGAGGGAAGACGCGGTATCGCTATTGCTTATGAGGAGGAGGGTACGGACAGTAAAGACTACTTgaccacagtaaaaaaaaaaggaaattag